The DNA sequence TCAAAGCCGTTGTGCCTGTGTTCTCTCGGCCCGAACTGCCACGGGCCGAAGCGCAGATCCGATCGTGGTCACACCTTGGCGGTTGACGACAGCGCTGCGAGTTGCGCCGTCTTACTAGACGATGTGCCCAGAGTCTTGGAagaggggtggaagaggggtCTTCAGGAAAGACACGATGTGCGCGCCCGGATCTGCTGGCTACTGACGGGTACCCGGGACAGCAccactcctccaacttcaCGACAAGCCAGACATCACCAACTTAACCGTCGACACAATGGATCgtctcacctcccccttcgaAGATGACTCCCCACACCGCTACCTCATCGCTTTGGCGACCGTTCCAGTTCTGCTATTCGCCCTCTACCagtacctcctccccaaacccatccccGGCATAGCCTACAATCCCTCCGCTGCCAAATCCCTCTTCGGCGACGTCCCCGAGATGATAGCAGAAGTAAGCCAAACGGGCGAGTTCCGCGTCTGGTGCGCCAAGCAAGTCCGCAAGATGAACTCCCCCATCTGCCAAATCTTCATCAAACCCTTCTCCCAACCCTGGGTGTTGCTCTCCGACTTTCGCGAGTCGCGCGATATCCTCACGCGGCGTCACAAGGAGTTTGACAAGTCGAGCTTTTTATCGGATGGCATGGCCTGCATGGGCGCGTTCCACGGTATTTACATGACCGATCACAAGTTCAGGGCGAACAGGCAGCTGATTCAGGATTTGATGACGAGCACGTTTCTGAATGGGCACGTCGGGCCGGCGATTTACAACAAGGGGTCGGAGCTGATGAGGTTGTTTGAGATGAAGGTGAGACTGGCGAGGGGGAGGCCGTTCAGTGTGAAGAAGGACTTTGAGTATGCCTCGCTGGACTGCATGTTGGCGTTTGCGTTTGGGAGAAACTGGGTTGATACGGCTGTTGGGGAGCAGGTCAAGGTAGTGGGAGGGTTGACGGAGGAGAGCCTGGTTATTCCGGTGTCAGTTGATGAGCCGGTCGACTTTCCGCTCGGTGAGATTGTGGACTTTTTGAAGTCGGTGTATGAGGCGCCAGAGATTGTGGAGAAGACGATCAATGCGATCATGCCGAAGTTACAgacatggtggtggtcgcaGCAGGGGTGGTACAAAAAGATCTTTGATGACAAGGAAAAGGCGATGAAGGCCCAGGTTGCCATCGGAATCAAGAACTTTCAACAGGGCAAGATCGAAACGGGGGTGGAGCATATGCTGATGAGAGAAGCTGCTCGGGCAGAAAAGGAGGGAAGAGAACCTGATTTTGAGAGCCAAATTTTCAGAGATGAGGTTTGCTACCCCCTTGTTGTCCTTCTTTGACTTGAGCTAATAGTAGGAAAGCTATTTGGAGATATTGTGGGAGGTCACCACACCACGTCTGGTGCCATGATGTGGCTTACCAAGTATCTCACCGATGACCCCACGATTCAGTCCAAGCTGAGATCTGTTTTGCACTCAACACTATCTGCGGCCCACCAAGAAGGCAGGCTGTTTACCTTTGAAGAGATCCGCCACGCCAAACTGCCCTACTTGGACGCCATCATTGAAGAAA is a window from the Podospora pseudocomata strain CBS 415.72m chromosome 6, whole genome shotgun sequence genome containing:
- a CDS encoding hypothetical protein (SMCOG1034:cytochrome P450; COG:Q; antiSMASH:Cluster_6; EggNog:ENOG503NVBB), which codes for MDRLTSPFEDDSPHRYLIALATVPVLLFALYQYLLPKPIPGIAYNPSAAKSLFGDVPEMIAEVSQTGEFRVWCAKQVRKMNSPICQIFIKPFSQPWVLLSDFRESRDILTRRHKEFDKSSFLSDGMACMGAFHGIYMTDHKFRANRQLIQDLMTSTFLNGHVGPAIYNKGSELMRLFEMKVRLARGRPFSVKKDFEYASLDCMLAFAFGRNWVDTAVGEQVKVVGGLTEESLVIPVSVDEPVDFPLGEIVDFLKSVYEAPEIVEKTINAIMPKLQTWWWSQQGWYKKIFDDKEKAMKAQVAIGIKNFQQGKIETGVEHMLMREAARAEKEGREPDFESQIFRDELFGDIVGGHHTTSGAMMWLTKYLTDDPTIQSKLRSVLHSTLSAAHQEGRLFTFEEIRHAKLPYLDAIIEEMLRINAVPVTREAVVDTTVLGCPIKKGTQVFFMSNGPGFLSPSFPVDEAKRSDTSRLSKRANDSWDERQDLARFDPERWLVRKTDGTGVTADDVDFDGAAGPQLVFGLGPRTCWGRRLAHMEMKVIIAMLVWTFQLERTPPELSGYGGLEGIARVPKKCYVRFVKL